The following proteins are encoded in a genomic region of Arachis stenosperma cultivar V10309 chromosome 4, arast.V10309.gnm1.PFL2, whole genome shotgun sequence:
- the LOC130975956 gene encoding uncharacterized protein LOC130975956, with translation MENQNRSWMYDRTYDQRRGLKPSFIKGVNEFVDVCTRTHEFFRGGLVRCPCARCQCGTFKQLIDIKIDLYTHGFKPNYWVWTEHGEEIPTENQIRIEEDIESSSELGGVTWKENFDRYHEMVVDALQPEFHMYMQPTVEEPNRDAKRFYDLLDSVSKPLWKNCIHSQLSLASRMLSIKSEGNQSQGSFDQWATLFREMQTTPNEIPANYYEAKKIVSQLGFKEVKIDCCINGCMIYYKEDKDLRQCKFCGEQRFKPRKGKNKEVPYKRMHYLPLISRLQRLYASMSTAPHMLWHHQNHIS, from the coding sequence aTGGAAAACCAGAACCGAAGTTGGATGTATGATAGAACATATGATCAGAGGCGGGGTCTTAAACCCAGTTTTATTAAAGGGGTAAATGAATTTGTGGATGTGTGTACTAGAACTCATGAATTTTTCAGAGGAGGTTTAGTTAGGTGTCCATGTGCCAGATGTCAATGTGGGACGTTTAAACAGTTGATCGACATTAAGATTGATCTATATACTCATGGGTTTAAACCTAATTATTGGGTTTGGACAGAGCATGGAGAAGAGATACCCACAGAGAATCAGATTAGGATAGAAGAAGATATTGAAAGTAGCTCTGAATTAGGTGGTGTTACATGGAAAGAAAATTTTGATCGTTATCATGAGATGGTTGTTGATGCTTTGCAACCTGAGTTTCACATGTACATGCAACCAACAGTGGAGGAACCAAATCGAgatgccaagagattttatgaCCTCTTAGATTCAGTTAGTAAACCCTTGTGGAAAAATTGTATCCATTCACAATTGTCACTTGCTAGTAGGATGCTGAGTATAAAATCAGAGGGAAACCAATCTCAGGGATCTTTTGACCAGTGGGCAACTTTGTTTAGAGAAATGCAAACAACTCCAAATGAAATTCCTGCTAATTACTATGAAGCTAAGAAAATTGTTTCCCAACTTGGGTTTAAGGAGGTTAAGATAGATTGTTGTATCAATGGTTGTATGATATATTACAAAGAGGACAAAGATCTTAGACAATGTAAATTTTGTGGGGAGCAGAGATTTAAGCCTAGGAAGGGAAAAAATAAAGAGGTGCCATATAAAAGAATGCATTATTTGCCATTGATTTCAAGGCTACAAAGGTTGTATGCATCAATGAGTACTGCCCCTCATATGTTGTGGCATCACCAAAATCACATATCATAA